A window of the Halichoerus grypus chromosome 2, mHalGry1.hap1.1, whole genome shotgun sequence genome harbors these coding sequences:
- the TCF7 gene encoding transcription factor 7 isoform X2, which produces MYKDTVYSAFNLLMHYPPPSGAGQHPQPQPPLHNKASQPAHSVPQLSPLYEHFSSPHPTPAPADISQKQGVHRPLQTPDLSGFYSLTSGSMGQLPHTVSWPSPPLYPLSPSCGYRQHFPAPTAAPGAPYPRFTHPPLMLGSGVPGHPAAIPHPAIVPPSAKQELQPYDRSLKTQAESKVEKEAKKPTIKKPLNAFMLYMKEMRAKVIAECTLKESAAINQILGRRWHALSREEQAKYYELARKERQLHMQLYPGWSARDNYGKKKRRSREKHQESNTDPGSPKKCRARFGLNQQTDWCGPCRRKKKCIRYLPGEGRCPSPVPSDDSALGCPGSPAPQDSPSYLLLPHLPTELLASPAEPAPTSPGLSAALSLPAPWTPPGPPRRPAEYTGATTGISETGSLACTGHLAASRDPSSERKRQSPKSHGNWPGALLPPSQGPGPGDFRGCTTSA; this is translated from the exons CACAACAAGGCCAGTCAGCCAGCCCACAGCGTCCCACAACTCTCTCCTCTCTATGAACATTTCAGCAGCCCCCACCCTACACCTGCACCAGCCGACATCAGCCAGAAACAAG GAGTTCACAGGCCTCTGCAGACCCCTGACCTCTCTGGCTTCTACTCTCTGACCTCAGGCAGCATGGGACAACTCCCCCACACTGTGAGCTG GCCCAGCCCTCCTCTCTACCCCTTGTCCCCTTCCTGCGGATATAGACAGcacttccctgcccccactgcagCCCCTGGCGCCCCCTACCCCAG GTTCACCCACCCGCCCCTGATGCTAGGCTCTGGTGTGCCTGGTCACCCCGCGGCCATCCCGCACCCGGCCATCGTACCTCCCTCAGCGAAGCAGGAGCTGCAGCCGTATGACCGCAGCCT GAAGACGCAGGCAGAATCCAAGGTGGAGAAGGAGGCCAAGAAGCCAACCATCAAGAAGCCCCTCAACGCCTTCATGCTATACATGAAGGAGATGAGAGCCAAGGTCATCGCAGAGTGCACACTCAAGGAGAGCGCTGCCATCAACCAGATTCTAGGCCGAAGG TGGCACGCGCTGTCTCGGGAAGAGCAAGCGAAGTATTATGAGCTGGCCCGAAAGGAGAGGCAGCTGCACATGCAGCTCTATCCAGGCTGGTCAGCGCGGGACAATTAT gggaagaagaaaaggcgGTCACGGGAAAAGCACCAGGAATCCAACACAG ACCCTGGCTCGCCTAAGAAATGCCGTGCTCGCTTTGGCCTCAACCAGCAGACGGATTGGTGTGGTCCGTGCAG gaggaaaaagaaatgcattcGGTACTTACCCGGAGAAGGCCGCTGCCCCAGCCCCGTTCCTTCCGATGACAGTGCTCTAGGCTGCCCCgggtccccagccccccaggactCGCCCTCATACCTCCtgctgccccacctccccacagaACTGCTTGCTAGTCCTGCGGAGCCGGCGCCTACATCACCAGGGCTCTCAGCCGCTCTCAGCCTCCCAGCCCCCTGgacccccccaggccccccccgGCGCCCTGCAGAATACACAGGTGCAACGACAGGAATCTCAGAGACAGGCAGCCTAGCATGCACAGGACACCTGGCCGCCTCCAGGGACCCATCCTCTGAGAGGAAGCGACAGAGCCCCAAATCACATGGAAACTGGCCAGGGGCCCTGTTACCTCCCTCTCAGGGACCAGGCCCAGGAGACTTCCGAGGCTGCACAACTTCTGCCTGA
- the TCF7 gene encoding transcription factor 7 isoform X7, with translation MGQLPHTVSWPSPPLYPLSPSCGYRQHFPAPTAAPGAPYPRFTHPPLMLGSGVPGHPAAIPHPAIVPPSAKQELQPYDRSLKTQAESKVEKEAKKPTIKKPLNAFMLYMKEMRAKVIAECTLKESAAINQILGRRWHALSREEQAKYYELARKERQLHMQLYPGWSARDNYGKKKRRSREKHQESNTDPGSPKKCRARFGLNQQTDWCGPCRRKKKCIRYLPGEGRCPSPVPSDDSALGCPGSPAPQDSPSYLLLPHLPTELLASPAEPAPTSPGLSAALSLPAPWTPPGPPRRPAEYTGATTGISETGSLACTGHLAASRDPSSERKRQSPKSHGNWPGALLPPSQGPGPGDFRGCTTSA, from the exons ATGGGACAACTCCCCCACACTGTGAGCTG GCCCAGCCCTCCTCTCTACCCCTTGTCCCCTTCCTGCGGATATAGACAGcacttccctgcccccactgcagCCCCTGGCGCCCCCTACCCCAG GTTCACCCACCCGCCCCTGATGCTAGGCTCTGGTGTGCCTGGTCACCCCGCGGCCATCCCGCACCCGGCCATCGTACCTCCCTCAGCGAAGCAGGAGCTGCAGCCGTATGACCGCAGCCT GAAGACGCAGGCAGAATCCAAGGTGGAGAAGGAGGCCAAGAAGCCAACCATCAAGAAGCCCCTCAACGCCTTCATGCTATACATGAAGGAGATGAGAGCCAAGGTCATCGCAGAGTGCACACTCAAGGAGAGCGCTGCCATCAACCAGATTCTAGGCCGAAGG TGGCACGCGCTGTCTCGGGAAGAGCAAGCGAAGTATTATGAGCTGGCCCGAAAGGAGAGGCAGCTGCACATGCAGCTCTATCCAGGCTGGTCAGCGCGGGACAATTAT gggaagaagaaaaggcgGTCACGGGAAAAGCACCAGGAATCCAACACAG ACCCTGGCTCGCCTAAGAAATGCCGTGCTCGCTTTGGCCTCAACCAGCAGACGGATTGGTGTGGTCCGTGCAG gaggaaaaagaaatgcattcGGTACTTACCCGGAGAAGGCCGCTGCCCCAGCCCCGTTCCTTCCGATGACAGTGCTCTAGGCTGCCCCgggtccccagccccccaggactCGCCCTCATACCTCCtgctgccccacctccccacagaACTGCTTGCTAGTCCTGCGGAGCCGGCGCCTACATCACCAGGGCTCTCAGCCGCTCTCAGCCTCCCAGCCCCCTGgacccccccaggccccccccgGCGCCCTGCAGAATACACAGGTGCAACGACAGGAATCTCAGAGACAGGCAGCCTAGCATGCACAGGACACCTGGCCGCCTCCAGGGACCCATCCTCTGAGAGGAAGCGACAGAGCCCCAAATCACATGGAAACTGGCCAGGGGCCCTGTTACCTCCCTCTCAGGGACCAGGCCCAGGAGACTTCCGAGGCTGCACAACTTCTGCCTGA